One window of the Benincasa hispida cultivar B227 chromosome 3, ASM972705v1, whole genome shotgun sequence genome contains the following:
- the LOC120074484 gene encoding LOW QUALITY PROTEIN: probable esterase D14L (The sequence of the model RefSeq protein was modified relative to this genomic sequence to represent the inferred CDS: inserted 1 base in 1 codon; deleted 1 base in 1 codon), which produces MVWLKKAHNVNVVGSGRHVVVLGHGFGTDQSVWKHLVPHLVDDYRIVLFDNIGAGTTNPDYFDFDRYSTVEGWAYDLLAXLEHLQITSCIYVGHSLSAMIGVIASIIRPDLFLKLLLLSASPRYLNNVDYYGGFEEEDINQILEAMRSNYKAWCSGFAPLAVGGDMKSGAVQEFSRTCFNMRPDIALSIMQTIFEIDTRPILGLVTVPCHILQSAKDMAVPVVVSEYLHQNLGGQSIVEVMESEGHLPQLSSPDIVIPVVLRHIHHDIAV; this is translated from the exons ATGGTCTGGTTGAAGAAAGCTCACAACGTGAACGTAGTTGGGTCAGGGCGACATGTGGTGGTG TTAGGGCATGGGTTTGGAACTGATCAGTCGGTTTGGAAGCATCTGGTCCCTCACCTAGTGGACGATTATCGAATCGTTTTGTTCGACAACATCGGCGCCGGAACCACCAACCCTGATTACTTTGATTTCGATAGATACTCCACGGTCGAGGGCTGGGCTTATGATCTACTTG ATTTAGAACATCTTCAAATTACTTCTTGTATTTATGTTGGTCACTCTCTCTCCGCCATGATTGGAGTCATCGCTTCCATTATTCGCCCTGACCTTTTCCTTAAGCTCCTTTTGCTCTCCGCCTCCCccag GTATCTGAACAACGTGGACTATTACGGAGGATTTGAGGAGGAGGATATAAATCAAATACTAGAAGCAATGCGGTCAAATTACAAAGCGTGGTGTTCGGGTTTCGCCCCGCTGGCAGTGGGCGGGGACATGAAATCGGGTGCGGTCCAAGAGTTCAGCCGGACGTGTTTCAACATGAGGCCAGACATAGCTCTGAGTATTATGCAGACCATCTTCGAGATCGATACTAGGCCAATTTTGGGGCTGGTCACGGTGCCCTGTCATATCTTACAGAGTGCCAAGGACATGGCCGTGCCCGTCGTGGTCTCCGAGTATCTACACCAGAATCTCGGTGGTCAGTCCATCGTCGAGGTCATGGAATCGGAAGGCCACCTCCCTCAGTTGAGCTCGCCTGATATTGTCATACCTGTGGTGCTTAGGCATATCCATCATGATATTGCTGTCtga